The sequence TAAAGTGACAATGTACCTGTTTATATAGACAGTACTTTATTGGTCCAATGTGCTTATTTGGTCCATCTTTAGGCAGTTTTGCTGTATCAGTGTGGTGTTTTCTCCCAGGCCTGTGGTTACACTGGCTGACTCCATGGCTGCGGGTCACCACAGTGGTGTTCCTTCTGGTGACTAACCTCCCCCTGGCCCTGTACACCAGCCTGGTGCACCAGAGAGGCACTGTGGACGTCATGTCATTCCTGAGCCAGGAAGCAGACAGACATGGGCAGGACATGTCTGTGTTGTTCCTTATGCCTTGCCATTCAACTCCCTTTTACAGGTGCGTTGGATAGTCTTGTTTGATTGATGTATTTTCTCAACAAGATAAGTAAGTAAGACTCAGTAAGACTCATGAGTCAGGTTAGTCACAGATAAGAGCTGCATGTTTTTAGGGAGGCACTGTCCTACTCTGTgcagaaagaagaaaatccaTAACAGGGGTCAGGGGATGTAAAAAAGTCTGAAGGTGAACTTGTCCCTGATGATAATTtgggttgattttttttttcaaatctacaaaatgtaactcTTCAAAGTTGAGTTTGGTAGAATGGATAAGGATGATTTcttaacatacatttttgtacatatagCACCAATATTGTTTAGTGTATAGAATACACATTTGCTCTTCTCCACTGGAAATCTTAGTCATGTTCACCACAACATCAACATGAGGTTTTTGGAATGTCCCCCTGACTTGGAGAGAAGACCAGACTACATGGATGAAGCTGACATATTTTACCAGGACCCCTCGGCATGGTTGAAAAACAACCATGGGCCAGATGTCCCACTCCCAACACATCTTGTCATGTTCAACACTCTACATTTGGTAAGAGGCCTATGTTACTATGGCCTTTAGCAAGGTTCAGATCTAGTCTTTCCTACTCCTTTGATGCCCCCATAACCTAAACTGTTGCACCAGTATAGTGGTAACTAAGTGTATAGTCTAAAAACTAAAAGGGATTTCACAGCAACAGGTAGTACATCTACCCTCTGCACCCTCTAATAATACTAGTACAGTATCACACATCTTGAACCTTTTTAGTTTAGTTAtcgaaaatacatgtagataggatTATATCCAATGTGATGCCTCCAAATTAACAATGTTGTGGTGCTGAAAAGCATTTCATCTAACAGGTTAGTATTAACTATAGTATGAACTATATACCTTTGTACTACTACAGGACATAGAAGACTTCCTCACAGAGAAACAATTTTCCAAGGTATGTTCTGTACTCTTTTCATTTTCCTTATCCTTTCAAAGCATACTCTGTTGCATTACTAAAAGTAATTCTAATCTTCttacttgaatgtgtattttgattaagtactagtattgtCATGTAGAATGGAGTTTTAAACTGGAaatcatactttttttaaaaacagtagcGTAAACATTAAATCAGAAACACTATCAACCATCATTGAGGTACTTTATTCTCTTCCACACCATAACATGAACTCTGTAGCAGCTAGCACCTCCTAAGGTAGCCTGAGAACAAGATTACTCGGTGTGATTCACTTTTCAAGTGTTGCTGGAGTATCACAGCACTCTAAAAATTAACATGTAGTGTTGTTcctgtttagtttttttttcacaatcagtagtcatacatgtagtagctttttcttgtttacaatTTTTTCACTGATACCATTGCCAGTGTAAGTTATGTTTGATTTAAATTCCTTTCAGTGTGCAGAATACTTCCACACCCACATCACATTGGAAAGAAGAATTGGCAACTATGTGCAAGTCTACTGTCAACAGCAGGCCACATAACTTATACAACAGAGAGCTCCATAACATATTCCTAAAGATGTCATGATGACAAATCATAACATATTAATATCTTAACTTCTTACTCATGCATACTCAAAAGTACTTTAGATTGATACTTTTTAAAACCTATTCTTTTAAATAACAAAATGAAAGGGGGATCTTTTAAATAACAGAATGAAAACGAACAGAAAAAAACCTCAACACATTATTTCCTGTATCAATTCCAGAGCTGCATAATGATTGATTTCAGCTGTTTGTATTTCAGAATTTTGGTTGTTGTAATTGAAACATTGTCACACCCCCTGTATGCTATTTTAGAttaaataaaaatattttaaagagTAAGAAAGAGAGAGCGTCTTtagatatgaaatatcaaaagtcTAGAATTCTGGTTTATGTAGCATACATGAATGCTACAGCACAGCTTCTTATTGATTTGTCAGTACCTGTGTTCATTCCGATCTATTAtctttaaaatgtacatgtttatcaCTGCATTAAATGCTATTGATAGATTGGGAAACACCAAATAATatggtacaaacaaacaaattaaagtacatttgaataactgcttttttAATCTTTGAAGCATACAAAGCAGTGTTAGAAAACGAAATAAAATCCTACTTTTTCAAAGTGATTCAGTCTATGTCTACATGCACAACcatgtgtatgatttttgtaCTTAGTAAAAATACGCAAAATGCTTGAACATCAATGTTCATTTTGAGACTTACCATAATTTGACTGTCATACCACGTAAAGACAATGATATGTTACATTTGGGTTTTTGAGTGATGGTGATTTTGTAACTCATAGCACTTAACAACTGAGTTAAAGGGAACAATAATTTGTAATATGATTCCAACATAACATGTTTTGTAGcattaaaaatgtacatttacaaaatcaaatatagattatgccacacaaaaacacaaatcaaaTCTTGTCTAGCAGAAATTTGTCACACTTTGCAGTTGCTTGTATGAACTGGCCATGTGGTCATTTTTAAAATTCTAGTCTTTGTCAGCTCTTTTCATATGAACGTATTTTAACTTAACCCTTTGTCCTCTGTTTTTCCCTTGCTTGTGCTCTCTTGGCGAGGTTGTCGTACAGAGGGAATGTTGTTTTACCGTATCGTTCCTCTTCACGACCAGTAGCTCGATGCAGGAACCAGTTGTCTGGTTTGCCCCTCTCGCGCTGTCGTTGCTCAGCTCGCTTGAAGACCCAGTCTGCGTGGTCGCCCTGGCACTTCTGACCTTTACACTTCTTACCAGGCTTCTTACTGCTGCCTTTCTTTCCTCCTTTGTGCTTGGGGCTGTGCTCTGTATGTGCCTGTGGTCTGTCCTGGCTGCCTGTCTTTCCTCTGGCTTTCTCTAGTTTTCGGTGATGTTTCATCTGACTGCGGATCCTTTCAAACTCCTTGATCACATCACGATCGACATGATCCCAGTCATCATCTTTGTCCCAATCGCCATCTTCGTAGTCGTCCAAGAAGTCGGCCCAACACTCCTTTTTTTCGTCATCATGCTGACAGATCTTTGCTAGGATGCCACGAAGCCTCAATCGGTACTTGTCGAAGTTATCAATGtcgtcatcatcgtcatcatcctCACCATGTCCTCTGGATTTTCTTCCCTATGATAACAAGTCAGGAGGTTGTAGTGAGAAACTTAAAAAATAGCTACACTACATTGCTATCCTCTATCTTATTGAAAAATAGGAATGCATGAAACAAGAAGATATTCTTCAAATTCATACAGGAGCAAGGGTCCAACTTTTCATCATCTACCATTTTGAGAAAAACCTATTCATTAAATAGCATAATCTACTATCTTCAGAACTCACTTTTttgtcatcatcgtcatcatcatcacgccGTCTTCCCACACGTGGCCCGGCACGGTGACGACCCTCGATGTCCACCTCTACGCCTGAGTCATCGCCATCACCATCCGGATCCCCCCGGCCATGTCGCCTGGGGCCGGCGGAGGCACTGTCGTCTTCCTCATCTCTCCTGCGTCGGAATCGGCGAGGTCTGTTGTTGCCACCATCATCCTCAGGATCCCCATCTACAGACAGATAGAGTACTGAGTATCCATGTACCTGCAAAAAGCTCTATACCccgggctcaaaattcattttggggaataGATTCctaaaatgaagaatgttaGCAAATCTAATCTCAAACCTTACTGTCTCTCTGCAGGGATGTAGTCTGAAATTCCATAAACCAATCAAATAAAAACTTAAGAATTTTTTCTGACATAAATGTTAAAACATGCTATATGCCAGTGTACAATTTTTAGGAACACAAGATTTACGAATATGTTCCTGACAAACCTGGTTCATCCTTGCGCCGCCTCCTGCCATGACGTGCAGGCTCCCCTTCACGCCGGTCAGCATCCTCAGCTTTTCTTCGAGGAAGGTGTGGGCCCGTCTTCTCTGCaacttttcctttcttttcttcttcctcttctttcttCTGCACTGTTGCCTACATAGGTTACAGATAAGCCTTTTCATGCCGTTCTAAAATACTGAGGTGTTTAAGCAAGGAGCTTTAGAAAGaaattctattttgtacttcaatATGAAATGACTTAAATTCTCAGGATATGAGTTAACTAAGCCAACTAACCTGTCGTCCTTTTGAAGATTCAAGTTCCTCTTCAGGCgcctgttttgttgttgtcactTTTACTGGTTTAACCTCAGAGATAGTGGCGGGAGGGGTGATCTTGGCTTCCATTTTTCTTGCCGTCTCCTGCTCTAGAACCTCATCGACCCGTGAATGTGCAGGCCGTTTCCCATAGCTGCAGGATGGTTCTGGTTCTGGTGACTCTGGCTGGACTGGGGGAGGGGCTCGTACCTCTTCATCTTGTCCACGGTGATCCTCCTGCTGTCGCTGCTTGTTCTTTTGTCGCCACCATCCTCTAGTTTCCTTGACTCCCTTGTCGAGCACCTTCCGCACCTGCTTCCAGGATTCTTTCACAGACTTTTTCACATCCTTCAAGTTTTCCTGGACAGTCTTGCTGGCCTTCTTGAGGTTCTCTGCTATTGTCTTCTTTGCCTTCTTCAAGCTGTCCTTCATGGATTTCTTCACTGACCCGATGTTGTCATCCTGACTGTTCAAAAACTCTTGAGAATAACTGTGCACTGTTTCAAGGGTGTCCTTCAGGGTCTCACCTACACCTTCAACTGTGGCCTTTGTTGCCTCTGCAAACTCTTCTGATGTGACTGTTGTGATCGTGTCTGCCACTGTGTTCTTCAGAGCCTTGATGGCTGACTTCACCTGCTCGGTATAAGTGGAAAAGTCTGCTGACTCTGTGTGGTTTTTAAGCTGTTCAAACTGCTGCTTCAATGCCTGCGTGAGGTTGAGGAAAGAATCATCTCCAAACTTCTCTGTATAGTCTGACACATTGATAGATGGGATAAAGGCATGGATGCAGGAGAAGAAGTCTGGCCCTGTGCTGTTCTCAGGATCTTTATGCTTCTCCTGTTGGGAGGTGTACAGCTCCTGCCACCTGTTGGAACGGGTTCGTTCTATGTTCAGCTGTTGTTCTAGATTCACCATTTTGTTCTGCAGGGCCAGGATCCTCTCCTGTAGACTTGCTTCTTGCTCTTGATTTGCCTTCTGTTGTTCTTCCAGCTCTGATACCAAATCTGCCATTTTCTGCTTAAGTTCCTTATTTTCCAAAGTGGCATCCTTCAGCTGGTTTCTCAGCTGTGTGTTTTGTGCATCCTTACTCTGTGTGTCCTCTGCAGCCTGCTTGTTGGCCTCTTCCCTCTCTGTTTCCAGAGAAGTCAGTTTCCCTGCAAGGTCACTTCGCTCACTCTCCAGTGCCTCGATCTGACCTTGGAGCTCAACAAGGGCCTGGTTAGTTTCTTCCATTGCCTGTTCTTCAGAGGTGAGTTTCATTTTTAAGTCTCCATTTTCAGTCTCCAAAGAGGTCACTTGGATTTTCCATTTCTGGGATCTTTGTCTGGAATCATTGAGCTGGTTTCTTAGTCTGACTAAGTCTTCTCCAAGCTGGTCAAGAAGAGCAACATGGGACTCCTGTGATAAAATTGGACCTTGTTTTAGTTGGACAAAAATGAACCATATGCATGACAAAAGGAAGTGTTCCTGTAAATTATTTTCATATAAGGAAAAACACTTTCATTCAATCATACTCAGTGGGTCAAACACTTATAAATTGAGCTATtgcaatattcattttttttgcaagaCTTGACAACACTTAGGTATCCTTACATTCTTTTTGTAATCTGTAAATACCAGTACTAGTATTAGAGATGATATAGAAACAATTGGACTCCCCACCTTGGTTGTTTGATGCACAAGGTCGGTGGAAACATCCAGTTTGTATAGACAAGACATGAGTTCATCCTGCATCAACTTCAGCCGTTTCACCTGCCTGTTCTTCAGCTGCGCTGCCAGGTGGCTTTCACGGGAGGAGCCTGTGGGGTAAAAGATGAGGTTGTTTTCAGATGTGGTATATACTCCGCAGTGAcaatactcactcactcaaactCACTGCCTCACACATTCACTGCCTCACACACTCAAGAAATGAACTATCTTAAATTTTTAACACTTGACGACACTTAGGTATCCTtacattatttttcatttgacagtttcataaaaaaatcaatcaatgcAAGAAATTTAAGGAAAGTCTGACCCAGTGCATCTCCAATAGCAATACTGATGGAGATGATGAGTGCCAACAGGATGGTCCAGTTCAGGATCATGGTTAGGTTCCAGCTGTTGTCTTTCCTTCGTTCTTCCCGCTCAGATATGCGATGTTTTCTCCTTGGGAGTTCCACGGGAGGTGGGGAAAAGTCGGAGTCATCTCCATCACTGGCTACAGACTCTGTCTCATTGGCATTTGTGTCTACTGCTGTAGGAATAGAAGAACCATAATAGTCACCGTGTGATAATGATTTGGGCCTGCTTAGAATAAAGCCACCAAATAGTAATTCAGCAGAAAGATGTGCAGTGCATTATCACACATACTTAATGAACTTTGGAATATTAAGATGTGGGTCACATAGCTTGAGTGGTTAAATGTTAAGTCCAAAGCAAGTGAAAAGGTGAACCATGCAATGGATATAAcacagaagagaaaaaaattctacaaatgAACATTATATTCCTACCAGCAGCTTCTTTAGTTTTTTCACCACAGACACCATCTAGGCAGGAAAAGCGCCTAAGAAAACCATTAGGCAAAGAAGTAGGTGTTAGGGTTTGACCATCGCCATGGTGATCCAGGTCTTCTACAGCATTGGGGTCGATGGTGACAAAGTCTGAGTCTGTATCCGTAGTAACAAGGCGTGGTGACTCCTCACCTGTAGGTGCCAGAGACATGATTGGTGGATTGTCCTGCAAAATGGAAAAGATGTCCATTTAATGTCTAGGTTTTGGTCTGAAGCATAAATGACCAAAAGACTGAATGATGTTACCAGTCCAATATCAAAAACATAactgacaaaaaaacacattgtaATATTCTCAGTAGCTTGCAACATAGGTTAATCTTGTGATCCCTGAACACTTCCTGTATTTTCTTCTGGTATAAAAACTACCAAACTTACCCACTGTTCCACTGCATCGTCATCCTGGACAATTCCACTGTCCCCCCTGGTCAGTCTCTTGCCCTCTCTCAGCAGGACTTTTTGTACAGGTGCCCTCTGGTTGTGGTCCTCCAAAGCACAGGCACCTTCAGTGGTTGCTGCATTGTCTGTAGAAGCTGCATCTTCTTtagggatgacatcctctgtaggAGCTGCATTTTTCATTGGATCTGCATCTTCTATAGCATTTGAATTTTCTACTGGAGCTTCATCTTCCGGTACTGATTCTTCTATGGTAGGTGGTGATTCTGGTAGCTGAGTTGATGTCTCCTCTGTGGGGCACAGAATGAAATTAGCCATGTATTTCTAGTGTCTTGTTTTTAAAACTGATTTGCTAGCCTGAAAAGTCTCAAATATCTCATTACTGTTGCAATGATTTGCTTTATAACTTTAAATACAACTTACCATCTTCCTTTGCTTCTTCTCCCTCACTGTATGTGTCCATAGCAACATACTCTGCAGAGCTGCCATCCTGCGAGATGGTCAAGTTCTGTTGGAATGAAAAATTGTGGCTTCTTTGACATGTTTACTGGGTACAACAGGGTCTCAAAAATGTACCACACAAAAGACACTATTTCTAAATGCAACAATTAACCGCAAACTAGTGCTAACGACCGCATAAAGGTCTAATATACCGATGCTCTGGACACATTGTCTATGCAATTATGAATAAAAAGATATGCAGCAACTCCATTATTTTAAGATATTCCACTCGTTTCAagaacttgttaccacttacAAACAATGTATAAACCACCAAAGTTTGCATTTCTAACATAAGCATGTCATCAACTGGTGGTCACAACATGCTGTCCTTGATTGGCAGTGTGGCACATccactagcctgttactcactgtgtggcacatttctagcctgttactcacagggccggtgtgggaaccaatgtaagaattcagagggccgagtaagaacagaaagaaacaaacatgccgataccggggatcgaacccgggtcggcggattacaaatccaacgtgcaaaccacaacaccaaaagctctagagccgtCGGCGTGGTCAGTTTTACAatgcttaaaccccactgttacaacacTGTAATCTACCaattttttgtaagtttttttaaGCAATATTCAGCTTATCTATCATGATTTATGAATATGTTGAGATCTATATCCTTACCACaatgtcatcttcatcatcgtCCATCAAAGACCAGCCAGACATGTGGCCCTCGCTGTCACTGGTGTGACTGCTGTCCGTCATGTTTCCTGATCAGGaaagaaacacagaaattatCACTAGATTCCtgcaaatcttgaaactttGTAGTTGTTTTCCCGTTATTTTTCCAGTGGAATCTCCACCACAAACAGTGAATATGCATTTCAAATGTATAAGTACTGTCTACCCTAAAACAGaactgtttcaactgcaaatttaaaacactgcaaaaacgcCCTTCTTTTCCTTTAGCAAAATAAAGCCAACATGGtgcaaaggaaaagaaaagtcAGTATACATCACAATAACAGTGTCAGTCAACAATGATGTAGGTCCAGTATTCCAAATGTTgaaaagtacattgtagatCTATACCAAAAAGGTTTCTAAATTGGGACTGGATTTGACATTTACCTCCTTGGATTGACGTCATGGCTCAACGATCCTATATGCAATAAATACATCGATATCACATATCTGGTCATCATAACAGCTGATTGGTAAGTAGTATGTCTGGGTCGACAAATAGGTCAgatctgtgacgtcatctaTCAATCATTATTGGCTGGCATGTAGCTTgagcaggggggggggggagttatTTAAGTTGGTGTGACCCTTGGGACTATACAGAATCAGGCCCTACTAGTATGCTAATGTAATCGAAATCTTTTGTTAAGTAAACTTTTGGGCAAAATCAAGGAGGTCAAAGACATGTAAATTGTTGCAAAAAGTTATCAAACATCTCCTGTGGGCTTGCTGAGGCAACTAGGGCAATGGGAAatgtgtaatatatatatataatgttagtatatatatatacttgtaacgttatatatacagatataattatacaatgtatatagaaGTAAAATACGTTTTCCTTGCCCTAGTTGCCTCAGCTGCCTGTGGACCTACTTTATGTACTGATGATAATAACAATGACTATTTATTACCTAAGTCTAAACCAATTTGCATTACACTGTCGCGATAGATAGACAACAGTGCTGTGAAACTTTCACGATTGTGATCCagtaatcaaggagctttcagtTGATGAACGCTCATTGCTGTAATATGCTGCAGAGACTATTCAAGGCCACATTTCTGTCTCCCTGCTTTGTTAGGAGTGACGCCCCTGCTAGATGCATGCATGTACAACATAACTGCATGGCGGCAAACATTGCGTCACGAGAAAATATGCGCGGGCTTACCTCTGTGTTCCCTACGTAGTCCCCGGCCCACCGGCCTCTACGTTTGGTGACAGTTTTCTCGCGACACTCCTGAAAACA comes from Branchiostoma floridae strain S238N-H82 chromosome 2, Bfl_VNyyK, whole genome shotgun sequence and encodes:
- the LOC118406868 gene encoding uncharacterized protein LOC118406868 isoform X2, encoding MTSIQGGNMTDSSHTSDSEGHMSGWSLMDDDEDDIVNLTISQDGSSAEYVAMDTYSEGEEAKEDEETSTQLPESPPTIEESVPEDEAPVENSNAIEDADPMKNAAPTEDVIPKEDAASTDNAATTEGACALEDHNQRAPVQKVLLREGKRLTRGDSGIVQDDDAVEQWDNPPIMSLAPTGEESPRLVTTDTDSDFVTIDPNAVEDLDHHGDGQTLTPTSLPNGFLRRFSCLDGVCGEKTKEAAVDTNANETESVASDGDDSDFSPPPVELPRRKHRISEREERRKDNSWNLTMILNWTILLALIISISIAIGDALGSSRESHLAAQLKNRQVKRLKLMQDELMSCLYKLDVSTDLVHQTTKESHVALLDQLGEDLVRLRNQLNDSRQRSQKWKIQVTSLETENGDLKMKLTSEEQAMEETNQALVELQGQIEALESERSDLAGKLTSLETEREEANKQAAEDTQSKDAQNTQLRNQLKDATLENKELKQKMADLVSELEEQQKANQEQEASLQERILALQNKMVNLEQQLNIERTRSNRWQELYTSQQEKHKDPENSTGPDFFSCIHAFIPSINVSDYTEKFGDDSFLNLTQALKQQFEQLKNHTESADFSTYTEQVKSAIKALKNTVADTITTVTSEEFAEATKATVEGVGETLKDTLETVHSYSQEFLNSQDDNIGSVKKSMKDSLKKAKKTIAENLKKASKTVQENLKDVKKSVKESWKQVRKVLDKGVKETRGWWRQKNKQRQQEDHRGQDEEVRAPPPVQPESPEPEPSCSYGKRPAHSRVDEVLEQETARKMEAKITPPATISEVKPVKVTTTKQAPEEELESSKGRQATVQKKEEEEEKKGKVAEKTGPHLPRRKAEDADRREGEPARHGRRRRKDEPDGDPEDDGGNNRPRRFRRRRDEEDDSASAGPRRHGRGDPDGDGDDSGVEVDIEGRHRAGPRVGRRRDDDDDDDKKGRKSRGHGEDDDDDDDIDNFDKYRLRLRGILAKICQHDDEKKECWADFLDDYEDGDWDKDDDWDHVDRDVIKEFERIRSQMKHHRKLEKARGKTGSQDRPQAHTEHSPKHKGGKKGSSKKPGKKCKGQKCQGDHADWVFKRAEQRQRERGKPDNWFLHRATGREEERYGKTTFPLYDNLAKRAQAREKQRTKG